A genomic window from Silene latifolia isolate original U9 population chromosome Y, ASM4854445v1, whole genome shotgun sequence includes:
- the LOC141633639 gene encoding uncharacterized protein LOC141633639, which produces MNKSKLPISWLSNLIIRTKTINPKSPNLRHTRLLHNFSNPIKFNPISPKPTIYFTQKRHFGLTEQEEDKLLRELYADVEKELHREREAKRKAGIVVNEAEEEEEDYLGVGPLIAKIDAELAKPKIMLDKFKDISFLDEPTDSDSEHEEDKDRDFMEEVKKGDILFQKLTKRSEELHSAFASSRTLDEAFRLMAKLNKFEESHFRLLPEYRVIGELLNRFKDATGKEKFMLAQKLNRAMILVEQKEDFNPDEATNYGLLQRQDNEDELELEDRIEGAIDDDEEEFDDMKSRDDLLLEKVNAIDKKLEEKLTTLDYTFGRKGRLLEEEIRVLAEERNELTEKKKRPMYRKGFDVKMINVNRTVKVTKGGRIVKYSAIVACGNYNGVVGYAKAKGSAVPLALQKAHEKCFQNLHYIERYEDHTIAHAIVTKYKKTKLYLWPAKTASGVTAGPTAETILKLAGLKNVKSKVIGSRNPHNTVRAVFQALNAIETPKDVQEKFGRSVVERDLL; this is translated from the exons ATGAACAAATCAAAGCTACCTATATCATGGTTATCCAATCTAATCATCCGAACAAAAACcataaaccctaaatccccaaatctTCGCCACACTCGCTTACTTCATAATTTCtcaaacccaatcaaattcaacCCCATTTCACCAAAACCCACAATTTATTTCACCCAAAAGCGTCATTTTGGCCTTACTGAACAAGAAGAAGATAAGTTATTGCGAGAGCTGTATGCAGATGTAGAAAAAGAATTACACAGAGAACGCGAGGCCAAGCGTAAAGCCGGCATTGTTGTCAATGAGgctgaagaagaggaggaggattaTTTGGGTGTGGGTCCATTGATTGCGAAGATTGACGCTGAATTAGCTAAACCTAAAATAATGCTTGATAAATTTAAAGATATAAGTTTCCTCGATGAACCTACGGATTCCGATAGCGAGCACGAGGAGGATAAGGATCGTGATTTTATGGAAGAAGTAAAGAAAGGGGATATCTTGTTTCAGAAGCTTACTAAGCGGAGTGAAGAACTGCACTCTGCATTTGCTTCCTCCA GGACGTTAGATGAGGCCTTTAGGTTGATGGCCAAGCTTAATAAGTTTGAAGAGAGTCATTTTCGTCTTCTACCTGAGTATAGGGTTATTGGTGAATTGTTGAATCGTTTTAAGGATGCTACTGGCAAAGAGAAGTTTATGCTTGCTCAGAAATTGAATAGAGCTATGATTTTGGTGGAGCAGAAGGAGGATTTTAATCCTGATGAGGCTACCAATTATGGCCTCTTACAGCGACAGGACAACGAAGACGAACTTGAACTTGAAGATAGGATAGAAGGTGCCATAGACGACGATGAAGAAGAATTTGATGACATGAAGTCAAGAGATGATTTACTTCTGGAAAAGGTTAATGCAATTGATAAAAAGCTAGAGGAGAAACTCACAACATTAGACTATACCTTTGGGAGGAAAGGAAGGCTTTTGGAAGAGGAAATAAGAGTACTTGCAGAAGAGAGAAATGAGTtaacagaaaagaaaaaaagaccgATGTACAGGAAA GGTTTTGATGTTAAGATGATCAATGTCAACCGAACAGTCAAAGTAACAAAG GGTGGTCGAATAGTCAAATACTCTGCAATTGTAGCGTGTGGAAACTACAATGGTGTTGTTGGCTATGCAAAAGCGAAAGGTTCAGCAGTACCTCTTGCTCTTCAGAAG GCACACGAGAAGTGCTTTCAGAATCTTCATTATATTGAGAGATATGAGGACCATACTATTGCACATGCTATAGTAACAAAATACAAGAAAACCAAG CTCTATCTATGGCCTGCAAAAACTGCGTCGGGGGTCACAGCTGGCCCAACAGCTGAAACAATTTTGAAATTAGCTGGCTTAAAAAATGTCAAGTCCAAG GTTATTGGTTCGAGGAATCCCCATAATACAGTCAGGGCTGTCTTCCAGGCATTGAATGCG
- the LOC141633638 gene encoding uncharacterized protein LOC141633638 isoform X2, producing the protein MVTVSASLRKTIGSIKEIVGNHSDTDIYNALKECNMNLDDAVQKLLHQDTFHEVRKRRDKKKENLDDSAQFETRRHNDYISRGPKFFSAVNSRRGGHARRGTSREFRVVRDNRFNQSVARETESSTQAVSSSTSQRVSNVPESASVASNNQRHTGGKYVQNINGGSDLRVYLNSRKEQREEKTSTAIGFGPQVSVTKQIESQSQAGSSASSNAVGVYASASDPVHVPSPVSRSPAVGAIRREIGVVGGRRQSSDSGPKQPQQHKVSNVNSVLGASSATQAFKHINSIPRNDQGPGTAVESVVVNSGSRPSNHFNRFHQQPAGQKGALPSKEWKPKTNQKPSVSSPGVIGSPVKSASHQADTSKNMERETDELQDKLTHLNIHDTQKVIIAQNIRVPEFERCRLTFGSIGMESDSNEKPSSALHVAAVVENGDGLEPVEASPSNQINAFDDQVQNSASSSPSGESSEDSLPEKNDSAGVPNNENCADMSLVHNNSSFTAAKSGQPQESIELPNFSAYGPQPVYDMPYYTHSVDDAVRQTELPNQEALTSHSANIVPDSSVAMMQQQTPMAQMYPQVHLSHFANVMPYRQFIPPMYVPPMVPGYSGNPGYPHLSNGSSYVLMPGGGSHVSANGFKYGIQQCKPFPAGSPTGFGGLVSPTGYPMNAPGVVGGPTGLDDSSRLKYKDNNLYVPNPQAETSEIWIQNHREHLGMQSTPYFNMQGQAAHPAYMQSLSAHPSFNTAAPQSSQMQFPGMYAQQPAGIPNNHHMGPGNIGVGVAPPSQVPQVGAYQQPQMNHLNWTTNF; encoded by the exons ATGGTGACAGTTTCAGCAAGTTTGAGAAAAACAATTGGATCAATTAAAGAAATTGTTGGGAATCATTCTGATACTGATATTTACAATGCTCTTAAAGAATGTAACATGAACCTTGATGATGCTGTTCAGAAACTTTTACACCAAG ATACCTTTCATGAAGTGAGGAAGCGAAGAGATAAGAAAAAAGAG AACTTAGACGACAGTGCCCAATTTGAAACAAGGAGGCACAATGATTATATAAGCCGAGGACCGAAATTTTTTTCTGCTGTCAATAGTCGAAGAGGAGGCCATGCGAGAAGAG GAACCAGCAGAGAGTTTCGTGTAGTCAGGGACAACAGATTTAATCAAAGTGTTGCTCGAGAAACAGAGTCTTCAACTCAAGCTGTATCATCAAGCACGTCTCAGCGGGTCTCTAACGTTCCTGAAAG TGCATCTGTGGCATCAAACAATCAAAGACACACAGGTGGAAAATATGTTCAAAATATTAATGGTGGATCTGATCTTCGGGTTTATCTCAACTCTAGAAAAGAACAGAGGGAGGAAAAAACTTCCACTGCAATAGGCTTTGGCCCGCAGGTCTCTGTGACTAAGCAAATTGAATCGCAGTCACAAGCAGGTAGTTCTGCATCCTCTAATGCCGTTGGGGTTTATGCGTCTGCTTCCGATCCTGTGCATGTTCCATCCCCTGTTTCTAGATCTCCAGCTGTTGGGGCAATAAGGCGTGAAATTGGTGTTGTCGGTGGTCGTCGCCAATCATCTGATAGTGGTCCAAAGCAACCTCAACAACATAAGGTTTCTAATGTCAATTCGGTCTTGGGAGCTTCTTCTGCAACTCAAGCATTTAAACATATAAATTCTATTCCTCGGAATGACCAAGGCCCTGGAACTGCTGTTGAATCAGTTGTCGTCAACTCTGGAAGCAGACCTAGCAATCACTTCAATAGGTTTCATCAACAGCCAGCTGGGCAAAAAG GTGCTTTGCCTAGTAAAGAATGGAAGCCCAAGACAAACCAAAAGCCAAGTGTTTCAAGTCCTGGTGTGATTGGATCACCTGTGAAATCTGCCTCCCATCAGGCTGATACTTCTAAGAATATGGAGAGGGAAACAGATGAGCTGCAGGATAAGCTAACCCATCTGAACATTCATGATACCCAAAAGGTCATCATTGCACAAAACATTCGTGTCCCTGAGTTTGAACGCTGTAGGCTGACCTTTGGGAGTATTGGCATGGAATCAGATAGTAATGAGAAACCATCGTCTGCATTACACGTCGCAGCTGTTGTTGAAAATGGTGATGGCTTGGAACCAGTGGAGGCTTCACCAAG CAATCAGATAAATGCTTTTGATGACCAAGTTCAAAATTCTGCCTCTAGCAGTCCTTCTGGTGAATCATCAGAAGATTCATTACCCGAGAAAAATGACTCTGCTGGGGTTCCCAATAATGAAAATTGTGCTGATATGAGCTTGGTCCACAACAACTCATCTTTCACCGCTGCAAAGTCAGGACAGCCGCAAGAGTCTATTGAATTGCCTAACTTTTCT GCATATGGTCCACAGCCTGTGTATGACATGCCTTATTATACGCATTCTGTTGATGACGCTGTGCGCCAGACTGAGCTGCCAAATCAAGAG gctCTAACTTCGCATTCTGCCAACATTGTTCCTGATTCCTCCGTAGCTATGATGCAGCAGCAGACCCCTATGGCCCAGATGTACCCACAAGTTCATTTATCGCATTTCGCTAATGTCATGCCATACCGTCAATTTATTCCTCCAATGTACGTTCCACCTATGGTTCCTGGGTATTCGGGTAACCCTGGCTATCCCCACCTCTCTAACGGGAGCAGTTATGTTCTAATGCCTGGTGGTGGCTCCCATGTTTCTGCAAATGGCTTCAAATATGGAATTCAACAATGTAAACCTTTCCCGGCCGGCAGCCCAACAGGTTTTGGTGGTTTGGTTAGCCCTACTGGTTATCCCATGAATGCACCAGGAGTGGTTGGGGGACCTACGGGTCTTGATGATTCTTCGAGGTTGAAGTACAAAGATAACAATCTTTATGTTCCAAATCCACAG GCTGAGACGTCCGAAATTTGGATCCAGAACCACAGGGAACATCTGGGGATGCAATCTACCCCATATTTCAATATGCAGGGGCAGGCAGCGCATCCCGCCTATATGCAATCCCTTTCCGCTCATCCATCTTTCAATACAGCGGCCCCACAGTCATCCCAAATGCAGTTTCCGGGTATGTATGCTCAACAACCTGCTGGCATTCCTAACAATCATCATATGGGCCCAGGCAACATTGGAGTCGGTGTGGCCCCACCATCTCAGGTGCCACAGGTCGGGGCTTATCAGCAGCCTCAGATGAACCACCTTAACTGGACAACCAACTTTTGA
- the LOC141633638 gene encoding uncharacterized protein LOC141633638 isoform X1, translating to MVTVSASLRKTIGSIKEIVGNHSDTDIYNALKECNMNLDDAVQKLLHQDTFHEVRKRRDKKKENLDDSAQFETRRHNDYISRGPKFFSAVNSRRGGHARRGTSREFRVVRDNRFNQSVARETESSTQAVSSSTSQRVSNVPESASVASNNQRHTGGKYVQNINGGSDLRVYLNSRKEQREEKTSTAIGFGPQVSVTKQIESQSQAGSSASSNAVGVYASASDPVHVPSPVSRSPAVGAIRREIGVVGGRRQSSDSGPKQPQQHKVSNVNSVLGASSATQAFKHINSIPRNDQGPGTAVESVVVNSGSRPSNHFNRFHQQPAGQKGALPSKEWKPKTNQKPSVSSPGVIGSPVKSASHQADTSKNMERETDELQDKLTHLNIHDTQKVIIAQNIRVPEFERCRLTFGSIGMESDSNEKPSSALHVAAVVENGDGLEPVEASPSSNQINAFDDQVQNSASSSPSGESSEDSLPEKNDSAGVPNNENCADMSLVHNNSSFTAAKSGQPQESIELPNFSAYGPQPVYDMPYYTHSVDDAVRQTELPNQEALTSHSANIVPDSSVAMMQQQTPMAQMYPQVHLSHFANVMPYRQFIPPMYVPPMVPGYSGNPGYPHLSNGSSYVLMPGGGSHVSANGFKYGIQQCKPFPAGSPTGFGGLVSPTGYPMNAPGVVGGPTGLDDSSRLKYKDNNLYVPNPQAETSEIWIQNHREHLGMQSTPYFNMQGQAAHPAYMQSLSAHPSFNTAAPQSSQMQFPGMYAQQPAGIPNNHHMGPGNIGVGVAPPSQVPQVGAYQQPQMNHLNWTTNF from the exons ATGGTGACAGTTTCAGCAAGTTTGAGAAAAACAATTGGATCAATTAAAGAAATTGTTGGGAATCATTCTGATACTGATATTTACAATGCTCTTAAAGAATGTAACATGAACCTTGATGATGCTGTTCAGAAACTTTTACACCAAG ATACCTTTCATGAAGTGAGGAAGCGAAGAGATAAGAAAAAAGAG AACTTAGACGACAGTGCCCAATTTGAAACAAGGAGGCACAATGATTATATAAGCCGAGGACCGAAATTTTTTTCTGCTGTCAATAGTCGAAGAGGAGGCCATGCGAGAAGAG GAACCAGCAGAGAGTTTCGTGTAGTCAGGGACAACAGATTTAATCAAAGTGTTGCTCGAGAAACAGAGTCTTCAACTCAAGCTGTATCATCAAGCACGTCTCAGCGGGTCTCTAACGTTCCTGAAAG TGCATCTGTGGCATCAAACAATCAAAGACACACAGGTGGAAAATATGTTCAAAATATTAATGGTGGATCTGATCTTCGGGTTTATCTCAACTCTAGAAAAGAACAGAGGGAGGAAAAAACTTCCACTGCAATAGGCTTTGGCCCGCAGGTCTCTGTGACTAAGCAAATTGAATCGCAGTCACAAGCAGGTAGTTCTGCATCCTCTAATGCCGTTGGGGTTTATGCGTCTGCTTCCGATCCTGTGCATGTTCCATCCCCTGTTTCTAGATCTCCAGCTGTTGGGGCAATAAGGCGTGAAATTGGTGTTGTCGGTGGTCGTCGCCAATCATCTGATAGTGGTCCAAAGCAACCTCAACAACATAAGGTTTCTAATGTCAATTCGGTCTTGGGAGCTTCTTCTGCAACTCAAGCATTTAAACATATAAATTCTATTCCTCGGAATGACCAAGGCCCTGGAACTGCTGTTGAATCAGTTGTCGTCAACTCTGGAAGCAGACCTAGCAATCACTTCAATAGGTTTCATCAACAGCCAGCTGGGCAAAAAG GTGCTTTGCCTAGTAAAGAATGGAAGCCCAAGACAAACCAAAAGCCAAGTGTTTCAAGTCCTGGTGTGATTGGATCACCTGTGAAATCTGCCTCCCATCAGGCTGATACTTCTAAGAATATGGAGAGGGAAACAGATGAGCTGCAGGATAAGCTAACCCATCTGAACATTCATGATACCCAAAAGGTCATCATTGCACAAAACATTCGTGTCCCTGAGTTTGAACGCTGTAGGCTGACCTTTGGGAGTATTGGCATGGAATCAGATAGTAATGAGAAACCATCGTCTGCATTACACGTCGCAGCTGTTGTTGAAAATGGTGATGGCTTGGAACCAGTGGAGGCTTCACCAAG CAGCAATCAGATAAATGCTTTTGATGACCAAGTTCAAAATTCTGCCTCTAGCAGTCCTTCTGGTGAATCATCAGAAGATTCATTACCCGAGAAAAATGACTCTGCTGGGGTTCCCAATAATGAAAATTGTGCTGATATGAGCTTGGTCCACAACAACTCATCTTTCACCGCTGCAAAGTCAGGACAGCCGCAAGAGTCTATTGAATTGCCTAACTTTTCT GCATATGGTCCACAGCCTGTGTATGACATGCCTTATTATACGCATTCTGTTGATGACGCTGTGCGCCAGACTGAGCTGCCAAATCAAGAG gctCTAACTTCGCATTCTGCCAACATTGTTCCTGATTCCTCCGTAGCTATGATGCAGCAGCAGACCCCTATGGCCCAGATGTACCCACAAGTTCATTTATCGCATTTCGCTAATGTCATGCCATACCGTCAATTTATTCCTCCAATGTACGTTCCACCTATGGTTCCTGGGTATTCGGGTAACCCTGGCTATCCCCACCTCTCTAACGGGAGCAGTTATGTTCTAATGCCTGGTGGTGGCTCCCATGTTTCTGCAAATGGCTTCAAATATGGAATTCAACAATGTAAACCTTTCCCGGCCGGCAGCCCAACAGGTTTTGGTGGTTTGGTTAGCCCTACTGGTTATCCCATGAATGCACCAGGAGTGGTTGGGGGACCTACGGGTCTTGATGATTCTTCGAGGTTGAAGTACAAAGATAACAATCTTTATGTTCCAAATCCACAG GCTGAGACGTCCGAAATTTGGATCCAGAACCACAGGGAACATCTGGGGATGCAATCTACCCCATATTTCAATATGCAGGGGCAGGCAGCGCATCCCGCCTATATGCAATCCCTTTCCGCTCATCCATCTTTCAATACAGCGGCCCCACAGTCATCCCAAATGCAGTTTCCGGGTATGTATGCTCAACAACCTGCTGGCATTCCTAACAATCATCATATGGGCCCAGGCAACATTGGAGTCGGTGTGGCCCCACCATCTCAGGTGCCACAGGTCGGGGCTTATCAGCAGCCTCAGATGAACCACCTTAACTGGACAACCAACTTTTGA